A single region of the Silene latifolia isolate original U9 population chromosome 8, ASM4854445v1, whole genome shotgun sequence genome encodes:
- the LOC141596094 gene encoding COBRA-like protein 1, translating into MGFGSNTIFTITLFWVISSFTTTTDAYDPLDPYGNITIKWDITSWTGDGYTATVTIFNFQKYRHIQAPGWQLGWTWAKKEIIWNIVGSQTTEQGDCSKFKGNIPHCCKKTPTVVDLLPGTPYNQQVTNCCRGGVISSWVQDPATSISSFQISVGQSGTTNKTVKVPRNFTLNAPGPGYTCGPGKIVKPSQFISKDGRRKTQAAMTWNVTCIYSQFLSQKTPTCCVSLSSFYNDTVIPCPTCSCGCQNNVTQPGSCVDPESPYLASVVSGSNLNKNSYLPPLVRCTNHMCPVRIHWHVKINYKGYWRVKVTITNFNYRMNYTDWNLVVQHPNFDNLTESFSFNSEPLTPYSSINDTAMLWGVKFYNDLLMQAGPYGNVQSELLFRKDMSTFTFEKGWAFPRRIYFNGDNCVMPPPDQYPWLPNISSRLKFSLLTISSTLVLALTLVFVHA; encoded by the exons ATGGGTTTCGGGTCAAACACCATTTTCACCATTACTCTCTTCTGGGTCATCTCCTCTTTTACCACTACTACAG ATGCCTATGATCCTCTCGATCCCTATGGAAATATTACTATCAAGTGGGATATCACAAGCTGGACTGGTGACGGTTATACT GCGACAGTAACtatcttcaattttcaaaaataccGTCATATTCAAGCACCCGGTTGGCAACTAGGATGGACATGGGCAAAAAAGGAAATTATTTGGAACATCGTTGGAAGTCAAACAACTGAGCAAGGGGACTGTTCAAAATTCAAAGGCAACATTCCACATTGCTGTAAGAAGACACCAACAGTTGTAGATTTGTTGCCTGGCACCCCTTACAACCAGCAAGTTACAAATTGCTGTCGGGGAGGAGTGATCAGTTCATGGGTTCAAGATCCCGCCACTTCGATCAGCTCATTTCAGATTAGTGTTGGTCAATCAGGCACGACCAATAAAACAGTTAAAGTGCCGAGGAACTTCACCCTCAATGCACCTGGCCCTGGTTACACCTGTGGACCAGGGAAGATTGTTAAGCCGAGTCAATTTATTAGCAAAGATGGGAGAAGAAAGACCCAAGCTGCGA TGACGTGGAACGTGACATGCATTTATTCCCAGTTCCTCTCTCAGAAAACACCCACATGCTGTGTCTCACTTTCATCTTTCTACAATGATACCGTTATACCTTGCCCTACATGCAGTTGTGGATGCCAAAACAACGTAACTCAACCTGGAAGTTGTGTCGA CCCCGAGTCGCCGTATTTGGCATCAGTTGTTTCCGGATCAAATTTAAACAAAAACAGCTACTTGCCACCTTTAGTTCGGTGCACAAATCATATGTGCCCAGTCCGGATTCACTGGCATGTTAAAATCAACTACAAGGGATATTGGCGCGTAAAAGTTACAATTACAAACTTCAACTACAGGATGAACTACACAGATTGGAACCTGGTTGTGCAACATCCTAACTTCGATAACTTGACTGAGAGTTTCAGCTTCAACTCCGAGCCATTGACTCCTTACTCAAGTATAA aTGATACAGCCATGTTGTGGGGAGTCAAGTTCTACAACGACCTGCTTATGCAAGCGGGACCATATGGCAACGTCCAGTCCGAGTTACTCTTCCGAAAAGACATGTCCACGTTTACATTCGAAAAGGGTTGGGCTTTTCCTCGAAGGATTTACTTCAATGGCGATAACTGTGTCATGCCTCCTCCAGATCAGTACCCATGGCTTCCAAACATAAGCTCTCGGCTGAAATTTTCCCTGCTAACTATATCCTCGACACTAGTATTAGCCTTGACATTGGTATTTGTACATGCTTGA